Below is a genomic region from Bradyrhizobium sp. 1(2017).
CCTTGCGCGTTGAGCGCGGTGGCGAGGTCGAATCGGGCCTGATGATCGAGCGGGTTTGCGGCGACTTTCTGTTCCAGCTCGGCCACCGGCCCCAGTGCTTCCGCCTGCTCGGCGAGGTCGATCGCGGTCTGCACGGCTTTCACAGCGGGATCGTTGCGCTTGGATTCCGGCACCATGGCGAGCGTCTGCTTGGCCTGCTCCATCGCGCCGGAGACGGCATAGCATTTTGCAAGGCCCGCCAGCGCCGCGATGTTGGTCGAATCGTGCTGGAGTACCTCGGCATAGATCTGCGCGGCGGCGGCCGGATCGCCCTCGGCGAGCACGGCCTCGGCCTCCTGCAGGATCTCGGCGATATTGGGCTCGCCCGGCGCGGTCACGCCCTTGGTCAGCTTTTCGATGAAGGCGTTGAGCTGGCTCTCGGGCACCGCGCCCATGAAGCCGTCGGCCGGCTGGCCGTTGACGAAGGCGATGACGGCCGGAATCGACTGGATGCCCATCTGGCCCGGGATCGCCGGGTGCTGGTCGATGTTCATCTTGACCAGCTTGACCTTGCCCTTGGCCGCCTTGACCGCCTTTTCGAGGATCGGGGTGAGCTGCTTGCAGGGGCCGCACCACTCCGCCCAGAAGTCGATGAGCACCGGCTGGCGCTTCGATTCCTCGATGACGTCCTTCATGAAGGACTGGGTGGTGGTGTCCTTGATCAGATCGGCGGCGGCCGGGCCCGCTGCTCCGTTACCCTGGTCGATGATCGTCACGGGATCCCCTCGTCATGTCTGGAATGGCGGCTCTTTAGCACGTCGCAGATAGCATGTGCTCGGTCGTCGGCTCCTAAATTGGGCCGAATGGGCCGAATTTCAATCCATCATGGCCGATTCGTCGGTTCCGGGGTCATTTCGGGCGATTTCGCCGCATCCGGGGTTGATATGGGGGCTGCGAATGCGAATTGATGCCGCCGGTAGCTGTTGCATTCCCCTCCCGCTTTTGGCATACGACAGCCGTTGCCGGCGCGTCACGCGACCGACACAGGATGCGGGTGTAGCTCAGTGGTAGAGCACGACCTTGCCAAGGTCGGGGTCGAGGGTTCGAGCCCCTTCGCCCGCTCCAATTTTTCCCCAGAGCATCCAGCCAAACCGGGTCGGGCCGTGGTTTTCCACGCCGCTGGCGGCTGGCTTGGGTCTGCTGTCTTGGGTCCGCAATGACAATCCTGGTCACCGGCAGCGCCGGCCATCTCG
It encodes:
- the trxA gene encoding thioredoxin, with translation MTIIDQGNGAAGPAAADLIKDTTTQSFMKDVIEESKRQPVLIDFWAEWCGPCKQLTPILEKAVKAAKGKVKLVKMNIDQHPAIPGQMGIQSIPAVIAFVNGQPADGFMGAVPESQLNAFIEKLTKGVTAPGEPNIAEILQEAEAVLAEGDPAAAAQIYAEVLQHDSTNIAALAGLAKCYAVSGAMEQAKQTLAMVPESKRNDPAVKAVQTAIDLAEQAEALGPVAELEQKVAANPLDHQARFDLATALNAQGNRAAATEQLLEIVKRDRKWNDDGARKQLVQFFEAWGGTDDATVEGRKRLSTILFS